The Streptomyces sp. NBC_01197 genome window below encodes:
- a CDS encoding arsenate reductase family protein — protein MEIWINPACSKCRSAVDLLDAEGASYTVRRYLDDVPGEDEIREVLGRLGLEPWDITRTQEPDAKALGLKDWPRDAEARDRWIAALAGHPKLIQRPIITADDGTAVVARTEEAVRDVLGR, from the coding sequence ATGGAGATCTGGATCAATCCCGCATGCTCGAAATGCCGCAGCGCGGTGGACCTGCTGGACGCGGAAGGTGCTTCGTACACCGTCCGCAGATACCTGGACGACGTGCCGGGTGAGGACGAGATCCGGGAGGTGCTCGGCCGGCTCGGACTGGAGCCGTGGGACATCACCCGGACCCAGGAGCCGGACGCGAAGGCGCTCGGGCTGAAGGACTGGCCGCGCGACGCGGAAGCGCGGGACCGGTGGATCGCCGCGCTGGCCGGGCATCCGAAGCTGATCCAGCGGCCCATCATCACGGCGGACGACGGCACGGCGGTGGTGGCGCGTACGGAGGAAGCGGTACGGGACGTTCTCGGGCGGTGA
- a CDS encoding MMPL family transporter, producing MRLNLAARIGVWSAHHRRTAIFGWLVFVVLAMGIGGASGMVNMSDSENGAGESAQATRILEDAGLSRPAGEMVMVSGSGAGDWKPVARAVTAAVGKTGAVRNIAAPVPSKDGRAALITFDMKGDADTAADRVGPVLDAVSGVRADRPDVRIYQFGDASAGKWLGDLLSKDLRSAEFTAVPLALGILLVAFGAVVAALLPVGLALTACMAAFGLLSLASHQLHLFQTTYSVMFLMGFAVGVDYCLFYLRRERDERAAGRDAETALRIAAATSGRAVLVSGVTVMVAMAGMFLSGLMLFEGFALATIIVVLIAMLGSVTVLPALLSWLGDRIDGGRVPLLNRRSRRGVRQSGATAGRLLKPVLARPALFAAGAVVALLALAAPALGMKTEELGLEKQFGSSSELSVAYRHIADTFPGGPAPATVVVKADDIGAPGVRKALAGFDQVAVHSRQNVAEIEVPLPTGRAGLTELRDERLPAAFDGTGAHAYVTGELANSLDFNHQLKHGIVPVFAFITAVTFLLMLCCFRSYVIALTSVLLNLLSVAAAYGVMVAVFQHGWGASLIGSEKAGAIESWMPLFVLVVLFGLSMDYHVFVVSRIREARERGLSTRGAVDEGIRRTAGAVTGAAVIMVAVFSVFGSLSMQDMQQMGVGLAVAVLLDATVVRMVLLPAVMTLLGERNWRTPKGLSPRRPGPGYRDAAPKIPAGI from the coding sequence ATGAGGCTCAACCTCGCGGCACGTATCGGTGTGTGGAGTGCCCACCACCGAAGAACAGCCATTTTCGGCTGGCTGGTGTTCGTGGTGCTCGCCATGGGCATCGGCGGGGCCTCCGGCATGGTGAACATGTCGGACTCCGAGAACGGCGCGGGCGAATCGGCGCAGGCCACCCGGATCCTGGAGGACGCCGGTCTCAGCAGGCCCGCCGGCGAGATGGTCATGGTGTCGGGCAGCGGCGCCGGCGACTGGAAGCCTGTGGCACGCGCGGTCACCGCGGCCGTCGGGAAGACCGGAGCGGTGCGGAACATCGCGGCGCCCGTCCCCTCGAAGGACGGCAGGGCCGCGCTGATCACCTTCGACATGAAGGGCGACGCGGACACCGCGGCCGACCGGGTGGGGCCGGTGCTCGACGCGGTGTCCGGGGTGCGCGCCGACCGGCCGGACGTGCGGATCTACCAGTTCGGCGACGCCAGCGCGGGCAAGTGGCTCGGCGATCTGCTCTCCAAGGATCTCCGCTCGGCCGAATTCACGGCAGTGCCACTGGCGTTGGGCATCCTGCTGGTGGCCTTCGGGGCCGTGGTGGCCGCGCTGCTGCCCGTCGGGCTCGCGCTGACGGCGTGCATGGCGGCCTTCGGGCTGCTGTCGCTCGCCAGCCACCAGCTGCACCTCTTCCAGACCACGTACTCGGTGATGTTCCTGATGGGCTTCGCCGTCGGCGTCGACTACTGCCTCTTCTACCTGCGGCGCGAACGCGACGAGCGGGCCGCGGGGCGCGACGCCGAGACCGCCCTGCGCATCGCGGCCGCCACCAGTGGACGGGCCGTGCTCGTCTCGGGGGTCACCGTGATGGTGGCGATGGCCGGGATGTTCCTGTCCGGCCTGATGCTGTTCGAGGGCTTCGCGCTCGCCACCATCATCGTGGTCCTCATCGCGATGCTCGGCTCGGTGACGGTGCTGCCCGCGCTGCTCTCCTGGCTGGGCGACCGGATCGACGGCGGGCGCGTCCCGCTGCTGAACCGGCGCAGCAGGCGCGGCGTACGGCAGAGCGGCGCGACAGCCGGACGGCTGCTGAAGCCGGTGCTCGCCCGCCCCGCGCTCTTCGCGGCCGGAGCGGTGGTGGCGCTGCTCGCCCTGGCGGCACCCGCGCTGGGTATGAAGACGGAGGAACTCGGCCTGGAGAAGCAGTTCGGCTCGTCGTCCGAACTGTCGGTCGCCTACCGCCATATCGCGGACACCTTCCCCGGTGGCCCCGCCCCGGCCACGGTGGTGGTCAAGGCCGACGACATCGGAGCGCCGGGCGTACGCAAGGCACTCGCCGGATTCGACCAGGTCGCCGTGCACAGCCGGCAGAACGTCGCGGAGATCGAGGTGCCCCTGCCCACGGGCCGGGCCGGCCTGACGGAACTGCGGGACGAGCGGCTGCCCGCCGCCTTCGACGGCACCGGCGCCCACGCCTACGTCACCGGGGAACTGGCGAATTCGCTCGACTTCAACCATCAGCTGAAGCACGGAATCGTTCCGGTCTTCGCCTTCATCACGGCGGTGACCTTCCTGCTGATGCTCTGCTGCTTCCGCTCGTACGTCATCGCCCTGACGTCCGTTCTCCTCAACCTGCTCTCGGTGGCCGCCGCGTACGGGGTGATGGTCGCCGTCTTCCAGCACGGCTGGGGAGCGTCGCTGATCGGCTCGGAGAAGGCTGGTGCGATCGAGTCCTGGATGCCGCTCTTCGTCCTGGTCGTCCTCTTCGGCCTCTCGATGGACTACCACGTGTTCGTCGTGTCCCGGATCCGGGAGGCGCGCGAACGGGGGCTGAGCACCAGGGGCGCGGTCGACGAGGGCATCCGGCGGACCGCGGGCGCGGTGACCGGCGCCGCCGTGATCATGGTCGCGGTGTTCTCGGTCTTCGGCTCGCTCTCGATGCAGGACATGCAGCAGATGGGCGTCGGCCTCGCGGTGGCGGTACTGCTGGACGCGACCGTGGTGCGGATGGTGCTGCTGCCCGCGGTGATGACGCTGCTGGGCGAGCGCAACTGGCGTACGCCGAAGGGGCTTTCCCCCCGGCGGCCCGGCCCCGGTTACCGCGACGCGGCCCCGAAGATCCCGGCAGGCATCTGA
- a CDS encoding winged helix-turn-helix domain-containing protein yields MADTRSLSAATAVTTATSATASPFPSHRNRLRSVDRDEVVPVADFLPPGATWLPAPPHTLPSAPGQPPMIGYLVLVPADHQPGPVPAPTAPGGAVRIDSAQRTASVDGRTLDLTYLEFELLAHLVAHPHRVHSRDQLVTTVWGYGHVGDGRTVDVHVARLRRKLGAEHRHTIRTVRRVGYKYAP; encoded by the coding sequence ATGGCTGACACCCGTTCCCTCTCCGCTGCGACCGCCGTGACCACTGCGACCTCTGCGACCGCCAGTCCCTTCCCGTCCCACCGGAACCGGCTGCGGTCCGTCGACCGTGACGAGGTGGTCCCGGTCGCCGACTTCCTGCCGCCGGGCGCCACCTGGCTGCCCGCGCCCCCGCACACCCTGCCCAGCGCGCCGGGGCAGCCCCCGATGATCGGCTATCTGGTGCTGGTGCCGGCCGACCACCAGCCGGGCCCGGTACCGGCCCCCACCGCACCCGGAGGGGCGGTGCGGATCGACAGTGCACAGCGCACCGCCTCGGTGGACGGGCGGACACTGGATCTGACGTATCTGGAGTTCGAGCTGCTCGCGCATCTCGTCGCGCACCCCCACCGCGTGCACAGCCGCGACCAGTTGGTGACCACGGTGTGGGGGTACGGGCATGTGGGCGACGGCCGGACGGTCGATGTCCATGTGGCCCGGCTGCGCCGAAAGCTGGGTGCCGAGCACCGGCACACGATCCGTACGGTGCGCCGCGTCGGGTACAAGTACGCGCCCTGA
- a CDS encoding Gfo/Idh/MocA family protein, with amino-acid sequence MTKPSRTKPTRTKARIGLLGTGPWARSTHAPALAAHPDIEFSGVWGRRREAAAELAAEHGTTAYDGVDALLAASDAVAVALPPDVQAPLATRAAAAGCHLLLDKPVATTVSGAREVVAAAARSGVASVVFCTLRFTPGVAEWIAGQAAVDGWFTGRAEWLGALFSPGVDSPYAASPWRGEKGGLWDVGPHALSVLLPVLGDATEVTAAGGAGDTVHLALRHTSGASSSATLSLSAPARAAGATVEFRGTHGVAVLPEGRGGAARVPFAAAVDALLAAVRTGEPHPCDVRFGLRLTEILAEAEKQLTGK; translated from the coding sequence ATGACGAAGCCATCGCGTACCAAGCCCACCCGCACGAAGGCGCGTATCGGTCTGCTCGGCACCGGCCCCTGGGCGCGGTCCACCCACGCCCCCGCGCTCGCCGCCCACCCGGACATCGAGTTCAGCGGGGTCTGGGGCAGACGGCGCGAGGCGGCCGCCGAGCTCGCCGCCGAACACGGCACGACCGCATACGACGGTGTGGACGCGCTCCTCGCGGCGAGCGACGCGGTCGCGGTGGCTCTCCCACCGGACGTCCAGGCGCCGCTCGCGACCCGCGCCGCGGCAGCCGGATGCCATCTGCTGCTCGACAAACCGGTCGCCACGACGGTCAGCGGCGCACGCGAGGTCGTGGCCGCGGCCGCACGCTCCGGCGTCGCGTCCGTGGTCTTCTGCACGCTGCGCTTCACACCGGGGGTGGCCGAGTGGATCGCCGGACAGGCCGCCGTGGACGGCTGGTTCACCGGCCGCGCGGAGTGGCTCGGGGCGCTCTTCTCACCCGGGGTGGACAGCCCGTACGCGGCCTCCCCGTGGCGCGGGGAGAAGGGCGGGCTGTGGGATGTGGGTCCGCACGCGCTCTCGGTCCTGCTGCCGGTCCTCGGGGACGCGACGGAGGTCACAGCGGCCGGCGGCGCCGGGGACACCGTCCACCTCGCGCTGCGCCACACCTCGGGCGCTTCCAGTTCGGCGACGCTCAGCCTGAGCGCCCCGGCCCGAGCGGCGGGCGCCACCGTCGAGTTCCGCGGCACCCACGGGGTGGCGGTGCTGCCGGAAGGCCGGGGCGGCGCCGCGCGGGTGCCGTTCGCCGCGGCGGTCGACGCGCTGCTCGCGGCCGTACGGACCGGTGAACCGCATCCGTGCGACGTACGGTTCGGCCTGCGGCTGACCGAGATCCTGGCGGAGGCGGAGAAGCAGCTGACCGGGAAGTGA
- a CDS encoding putative protein N(5)-glutamine methyltransferase: MPVPPSHLTPESPLSPQSPPSPQSPLPLSAIVTRLRAAGCVFAEDEAALLVSAARDSAELAAMVDRRVVGLPLEHVLGWAEFCGLRVAVDAGVFVPRRRTEFLVEQAVALAPPGAVVVDLCCGSGALGAALAAALDGAELHAADVDPAAVRCARRNVAGAGGRVYEGDLYSPLPRSLRGRVDILLANVPYVPTEEIELLPAEARVHEARVALDGGADGLDVLRRVTAAALPWLAPGGHLLFETSERQAPAAVRTVTRDGLSARVASSVERYATVVIGTRGTD; this comes from the coding sequence ATGCCGGTCCCACCGTCACATCTGACACCTGAGTCACCGCTCTCACCTCAGTCACCGCCGTCACCTCAGTCACCGCTGCCGCTCTCCGCCATCGTCACCAGGCTCCGGGCCGCGGGCTGTGTCTTCGCCGAGGACGAAGCGGCGCTGCTTGTCTCCGCCGCCCGCGACTCCGCCGAACTGGCCGCCATGGTCGACCGGCGCGTCGTGGGGCTCCCGCTCGAACACGTACTGGGCTGGGCGGAGTTCTGCGGTCTGCGCGTCGCCGTGGACGCGGGGGTCTTCGTACCCCGCCGGCGTACCGAGTTCCTGGTCGAGCAGGCCGTCGCCCTCGCTCCGCCCGGGGCCGTCGTGGTCGACCTGTGCTGCGGCTCGGGCGCGCTGGGGGCCGCGCTCGCCGCCGCGTTGGACGGAGCCGAACTGCACGCGGCCGATGTCGACCCCGCCGCGGTCCGCTGTGCCCGCCGCAATGTCGCCGGTGCCGGGGGCCGGGTGTACGAAGGCGACCTCTACAGTCCACTGCCGCGGTCGCTGCGGGGCCGCGTCGACATCCTGCTGGCCAACGTGCCGTACGTCCCCACGGAGGAGATCGAGCTGCTGCCCGCCGAGGCCCGGGTGCACGAGGCGCGCGTCGCGCTCGACGGTGGTGCGGACGGCCTCGACGTACTGCGGCGGGTGACCGCGGCCGCGCTGCCCTGGCTGGCGCCTGGCGGCCATCTGCTGTTCGAGACCAGCGAACGGCAGGCGCCCGCGGCCGTACGGACGGTCACCCGGGACGGGCTGTCCGCACGAGTGGCCAGCAGCGTTGAGCGGTACGCCACGGTTGTCATCGGGACACGCGGCACGGACTGA
- a CDS encoding TetR/AcrR family transcriptional regulator, with the protein MDRMYQRGPRRPLRADAERTVQAILTAAERVLSAQPAATMEQIAEAAGVARTTVHRRFATREALVEALTAWATQQFHQAVESARPDSTPPLVALYQVTANALRVKISWGFAMSRTAPENPEVARIHADVLGRCDRLFRRARDAGVLRADADLDWTRRVYYALIHEAAQSRTEPAGPDDADDVDELATRVVDTLLRGMGGPGTFAP; encoded by the coding sequence ATGGATCGCATGTATCAGCGGGGTCCGCGACGGCCTCTGCGCGCGGACGCGGAGCGCACCGTCCAGGCGATCCTCACCGCCGCCGAGCGGGTGCTGAGCGCTCAACCGGCGGCGACGATGGAGCAGATCGCCGAGGCGGCGGGCGTCGCGCGGACGACCGTGCACCGCCGCTTCGCGACCCGGGAAGCCCTGGTCGAGGCGCTGACCGCCTGGGCCACTCAGCAGTTCCACCAGGCAGTCGAGAGTGCCCGCCCCGACAGCACACCTCCGCTGGTCGCGCTCTACCAGGTGACGGCGAACGCTCTGCGGGTAAAGATCAGTTGGGGATTCGCCATGAGCAGGACGGCGCCGGAGAATCCCGAAGTGGCGCGGATCCATGCCGATGTGCTCGGCCGGTGCGACCGGCTGTTCCGGCGTGCCCGGGACGCCGGTGTGCTGCGCGCCGACGCCGATCTGGACTGGACGCGCCGCGTCTACTACGCACTGATCCACGAGGCGGCCCAGAGCCGGACCGAACCGGCCGGACCCGACGACGCCGACGATGTCGACGAGTTGGCCACCCGCGTGGTCGACACCCTTCTGCGCGGCATGGGCGGCCCGGGCACCTTCGCCCCGTGA
- the glnII gene encoding glutamine synthetase — translation MTFKAEYIWIDGTEPTAKLRSKTKILATGEAPPLWGFDGSSTSQARGHASDLVLNPVVSCPDPIRGGDHVLVLCEVLNTDLTPHSSNTRAALAEVAGRFEAQEAIFGIEQEYTFFDGHRPLGFPEGGYPAAQGGYYCGVGADEIFGRDIVEKHLDHCLAAGLGISGINAEVMPGQWEFQVGPLSPLEVSDQLWIARWLLYRTAEDFDVSATLDPKPVKGDWNGAGAHTNFSTKAMREGYDAIITACEALGEGSKPMDHVKNYGAGIDDRLTGLHETARWNEYTYGVSDRGASVRIPWQVERDRKGYIEDRRPNANVDPYVVTRLVTDTCCTALEKAGQV, via the coding sequence GTGACGTTCAAGGCCGAGTACATCTGGATCGACGGGACCGAGCCGACCGCCAAACTCCGTTCGAAGACGAAGATCCTGGCCACCGGGGAGGCCCCGCCGCTCTGGGGCTTCGACGGTTCGAGCACCAGCCAGGCGCGGGGCCACGCATCCGACCTGGTGCTCAACCCGGTGGTCAGCTGCCCGGACCCGATACGCGGCGGTGACCACGTACTCGTCCTGTGCGAGGTCCTCAACACCGACCTGACCCCGCACTCCTCCAACACCCGGGCCGCACTCGCCGAGGTCGCGGGGCGGTTCGAGGCGCAGGAGGCGATCTTCGGTATCGAGCAGGAGTACACGTTCTTCGACGGCCACCGGCCGCTCGGCTTCCCGGAGGGCGGGTACCCGGCCGCGCAGGGGGGTTACTACTGCGGGGTCGGCGCCGACGAGATCTTCGGCCGCGACATCGTGGAGAAGCACCTCGACCACTGCCTCGCAGCGGGTCTTGGCATCTCGGGCATCAACGCCGAGGTCATGCCCGGCCAGTGGGAGTTCCAGGTCGGTCCGCTGTCGCCGCTCGAAGTGTCCGACCAGCTGTGGATCGCGCGCTGGCTGCTCTACCGGACCGCCGAGGACTTCGACGTGTCGGCGACACTCGACCCGAAGCCGGTGAAGGGCGACTGGAACGGCGCGGGCGCGCACACCAACTTCTCCACGAAGGCGATGCGCGAGGGATACGACGCGATCATCACCGCGTGCGAGGCGCTGGGCGAGGGCTCGAAGCCGATGGACCACGTGAAGAACTACGGGGCCGGGATCGACGACCGGCTGACCGGTCTGCACGAGACGGCCCGGTGGAACGAGTACACCTACGGTGTCTCCGACCGCGGTGCGTCGGTCCGGATCCCGTGGCAGGTCGAGCGGGACCGGAAGGGCTACATCGAGGACCGCAGGCCCAACGCTAACGTCGACCCGTACGTGGTGACCCGGCTGGTCACCGACACCTGCTGCACCGCGCTGGAGAAGGCAGGGCAGGTCTGA